In Trifolium pratense cultivar HEN17-A07 linkage group LG7, ARS_RC_1.1, whole genome shotgun sequence, a genomic segment contains:
- the LOC123895547 gene encoding gluconokinase-like, with translation MASTNGAVIVIMGVSGAGKTTIGRRLEKQIRYKYLDADDFHSQFNKDKMSAGIPLTDEDRMPWLESLRDAIKESLINKKGLILGCSALKKQYREILRSGDPDYKLESYASAVKFILLDVPAEVLIARLNKRAAKGEHYMPASLLQSQLDLLNIDESEGILKVDATLRPESIVNSIKEMHPFQGYFQS, from the exons ATGGCTTCAACCAACG GTGCTGTTATCGTGATCATGGGTGTCAGTGGCGCCGGAAAAAC CACAATTGGTCGGAGGctggaaaaacaaattagataTAAGTATCTTGATGCTGATGATTTTCATTCTCAATTCAACAAAG ACAAGATGAGCGCGGGAATCCCACTTACAGATGAAGACAGGATGCCATGGCTTGAATCACTGAGAGATGCCATAAAAGAATCCTTAATTAACAAAAAGGGTTTGATTCTTGGCTGCTCTGCTTTGAAGAAGCAATACAGAGAAATACTTAGATCAGGTGACCCTGATTATAAATTGGAGAGTTATGCAAGTGCTGTTAAATTCATTCTATTGGATGTTCCTGCTGAAGTGCTAATTGCTCGATTAAATAAGAGAGCTGCAAAAGGAGAACATTATATGCCTGCATCTCTTCTGCAATCTCAGTTAGATTTGCTTAACATTGATGAATCTGAGGGAATACTTAAAGTTGATGCTACTTTAAGGCCTGAATCCATTGTTAATAGCATTAAAGAAATGCACCCTTTTCAGGGTTATTTTCAATCATGA
- the LOC123895549 gene encoding uncharacterized protein LOC123895549 produces the protein MSLRIKAVVDKFVEELKEALDADIQDRIMKDREMQSYIQEREREVAEREAAWKADLSRREAEIARQEARLKMERDNLEKEKSVLMGTASNQDNQDGALEITVSGEKYRCLRFAKAKK, from the exons ATGTCTCTGCGGATAAAGGCTGTGGTGGATAAATTCGTTGAGGAGTTGAAAGAAGCATTGGATGCTGATATTCAGGATAGGATCATGAAGGATAGAGAGATGCAAAGTTACATCCAAGAACGTGAGCGTGAGGTTGCCGAACGTGAAGCTGCTTGGAAGGCTGATCTTTCTCGTCGCGAG GCAGAGATTGCTAGACAAGAAGCAAGGCTGAAGATGGAGAGAGATAATCTTGAGAAAGAGAAAAGTGTCTTAATGGGGACTGCATCAAATCAAGATAACCAAGATGGAGCTCTTGAAATTACAGTAAGTGGTGAAAAATACCGTTGTCTCAGATTTGCCAAGGCAAAAAAATAA